A single region of the Lates calcarifer isolate ASB-BC8 linkage group LG16_LG22, TLL_Latcal_v3, whole genome shotgun sequence genome encodes:
- the tbxtb gene encoding T-box transcription factor T encodes MATGAGECPGKATQYRVDHLLSAVESELQAGSEKGDPTERELKVSLDESELWQKFKDLTNEMIVTKNGRRMFPVLKVNVSGLDPNAMYSFLLDFVSADNHRWKYVNGEWVPGGKPEPQTPSCVYIHPDSPNFGAHWMKASVSFSKVKLTNKLNGGGQIMLNSLHKYEPRIHIVRVGGPRRMITSHSFPETQFIAVTAYQNEEITSLKIKYNPFAKAFLDAKERSDTKEIREDANENQQSTYSQLGGWFIPGTGSLCPPASPHSQFGSPISLSPSHGCERYSTLRNHRSAPYTSPYAHRTNSPTGYTDNSSACLSMLSSHDNWSSLPMPTHSSMMPMAHNSTPGTNSSQYTSLWSVSNSPLTPVSQNGGINNSLSSQFLRGSSSHYPGLSHSVTVPSSGSPMYDSGTATEVHDTAQYDTPPHGRLPSAWTPVTPPSL; translated from the exons ATGGCCACAGGCGCTGGCGAGTGCCCCGGGAAGGCCACTCAGTACCGGGTGGATCACCTCCTCAGCGCGGTGGAGAGTGAGCTGCAGGCCGGCAGCGAGAAGGGTGACCCTACGGAGAGGGAGCTGAAAGTTTCCCTGGATGAGAGCGAGCTTTGGCAAAAATTTAAGGATCTTACGAATGAAATGATTGTTACAAAGAATGGCAG GCGCATGTTTCCCGTGCTGAAAGTGAACGTGTCTGGATTGGATCCGAACGCCATGTATTCTTTTTTGCTGGACTTTGTATCGGCGGACAACCACAGGTGGAAATATGTGAATGGGGAGTGGGTCCCCGGAGGAAAGCCTGAACCTCAAACTCCCAGCTGTGTGTACATCCATCCGGACTCTCCAAACTTCGGAGCGCACTGGATGAAAGCTTCCGTCTCCTTTAGTAAAGTTAAACTCACCAATAAACTCAACGGAGGAGGTCAG ATAATGTTAAATTCCTTACACAAATACGAGCCACGCATCCATATAGTGCGCGTAGGAGGCCCGAGGAGGATGATCACCAGCCACTCTTTCCCAGAAACACAGTTCATTGCAGTAACAGCCTACCAAAACGAAGAG ATAACTTCCCTTAAAATAAAGTACAATCCTTTTGCCAAGGCCTTCCTAGATGCAAAGGAGAG AAGTGATACCAAAGAGATAAGAGAAGATGCCAATGAAAACCAACAATCAACTTACTCTCAGT TAGGGGGCTGGTTTATTCCTGGGACAGGCTCCCTCTGCCCTCCTGCCAGTCCTCACAGCCAGTTTGGGAGTCCTATCTCCCTCTCACCATCCCACGGCTGTGAGCGCTACTCCACTCTGAGGAACCACCGCTCTGCCCCCTACACCAGCCCGTACGCCCATCGGACTAACTCGCCCA CTGGTTACACCGATAACTCCTCAGCCTGTCTGTCGATGCTCTCAAGCCACGATAACTGGTCCAGTCTGCCGATGCCAACACACTCCAGCATGATGCCCATGGCTCACAATTCCACCCCTGGTACCAACTCTAG TCAATACACCAGCCTGTGGTCTGTGAGTAACTCACCCCTGACTCCCGTGTCCCAGAATGGTGGGATAAACAACAGCCTGAGCTCCCAGTTCCTTCGGGGGTCCAGCAGCCACTATCCAGGACTGTCCCACTCAGTCACAGTGCCCTCCTCTGGCTCTCCCATGTATGACAGTGGCACAGCCACAGAGGTTCACGACACAGCTCAGTATGACACTCCTCCACATGGGCGACTACCTTCAGCCTGGACCCCTGTTACGCCTCCGTCTCTCTGA
- the si:ch211-130h14.4 gene encoding uncharacterized protein si:ch211-130h14.4, translated as MMQDSSPDPDQEAKARHQAQLEQRHLETYRNMHHLRDALYRRYAALLKDKVHSQRLLLQQREETVRAKSENKTKQKQKKLSFSKLQHNDSYLKSIPKTSYYLIFDLQKQLSECGHLKTHHDLEDFYRCIKYNGHPSQLQRSLQDVTKKMLESRSAADLTSQYEKKHPCTAEERGHEDDVCCSRLLEQGSGSGESLTKQILSGSQEKDAIEQMFPKMKVPTFATLQPNIMRNFQSKMPDLIIPEIPEKSRKAEIYLKQLRRMHDLCLTNMTFSQRLLDRETDLLCWQEEQGVQDLVLPSINSKQGEMSQSNQPPLSSRKQPTSVQNDQTSCPQQLSQVISASHQCFETLVLDTAVCCCRTPDPLSIEDVCQQKHIQIIDRGCKLWRNYTENTDH; from the exons ATGATGCAAGACAGCAGCCCAGACCCAGACCAAGAGGCCAAGGCCCGGCATCAGGCTCAGCTGGAGCAG CGCCATCTAGAGACCTACAGGAACATGCACCATCTCAGAGATGCTCTCTATCGCCGCTACGCTGCTCTGCTCAAAGACAAGGTCCACTCCCAAAGATTactgctgcagcagagggaaGAGACAGTCAGGGCAAAGTCAGAGAACAAAACTAAACAG AAACAAAAGAAGTTGTCCTTCTCCAAGCTGCAGCACAATGACTCATACCTGAAGTCCATCCCCAAAACCAGTTATTACCTG ATCTTTGACCTCCAGAAACAGTTATCTGAATGTGGACATCTGAAAACCCACCACGACTTGGAGGACTTTTATAGGTGCATTAAGTATAATGGTCACCCATCACAGCTACAGAGAAGTCTGCAGGATGTCACAAAAAAGA TGCTGGAAAGCAGGTCTGCAGCTGATTTGACATCTCAGTACGAGAAAAAACATCCCTGCACTGCTGAAGAAAGAGGACATGAGGATGACGTTTGCTGTTCCAG gttaTTAGAGCAAGGGTCTGGTTCAGGGGAGAGTTTGACGAAGCAGATCCTCAGTGGCAGCCAGGAGAAGGATGCAATTGAGCAAATGTTTCCCAAG ATGAAAGTCCCCACGTTTGCAACCCTACAGCCGAACATTATGAGGAACTTCCAAAGCAAGATGCCTGATTTG ATTATACCTGAGATTCCTGAGAAGAGCAGGAAAGCAGAGATTTACTTGAAACAGCTGAGACGAATGCATGATCTCTGCTTAACCAACATGACTTTCTCCCAAAG ACTgttggacagagagacagacttgCTGTGCTGGCAGGAGGAGCAAGGCGTCCAAGATTTG GTGCTTCCCAGCATTAACTCCAAACAAGGGGAGATGAGCCAAAGCAACCAGCCACCTCTCAGCTCTCGGAAACAGCCAACAAGTGTCCAGAATGACCAAACTTCATGTCCACAACAGCTGAGCCAAGTGATCTCAGCCAg CCATCAGTGTTTTGAGACTCTGGTTTTGGACACAGCAGTGTGCTGCTGTAGAACACCAGATCCCTTATCCATTGAAGATGTGTGTCAACAAAAGCACATACAG ATAATTGATCGTGGGTGTAAACTATGGAGGAactacacagaaaacacagatcacTGA
- the prr18 gene encoding proline-rich protein 18 has protein sequence MPFPPISLHPRISSPGRELFGKKKANGVPPQTELTSKSGAEKGGSEKEKQSTSWTSANLRNLGRKAQQEKSKSPSQKPGAGQETQGKCSWLTVPKPQDSSEGVRRSSSMDSTRQLHGKDDGKKEIQFTLSLTPEAILVIQKRNLEKQMMAKQQKCCASADFRHRRVFPSKKTHGGSKGCAPVAKVESAEQDITAIVKISLLNDQYKYDDVEYEEEDGDVDETVVRKCKEWLKGVENAAALGKVDKLSALPHLKGC, from the coding sequence atgccTTTTCCGCCCATCAGCCTCCATCCACGGATCTCCTCTCCTGGCAGGGAACTATTCGGGAAGAAGAAAGCCAACGGAGTGCCTCCTCAGACTGAGCTCACCAGCAAATCCGGCGCAGAGAAAGGAGGGTCCGAAAAGGAGAAGCAGTCCACTTCTTGGACCTCCGCGAATTTAAGGAATTTGGGGCGAAAAGCTCAGCAAGAGAAGAGTAAAAGCCCATCTCAGAAGCCGGGTGCCGGTCAGGAGACTCAGGGAAAGTGCTCCTGGCTGACGGTGCCCAAACCTCAGGACTCATCCGAAGGAGTCAGGCGCTCCAGCTCAATGGACTCCACCAGACAGCTCCACGGAAAAGACGATGGGAAGAAGGAGATCCAGTTTACCCTCAGTCTCACCCCTGAAGCCATTCTCGTCATCCAAAAACGCAATCtagaaaaacagatgatggCAAAGCAGCAGAAGTGTTGCGCCTCCGCGGACTTTCGCCACCGGCGAGTTTTTCCGTCCAAAAAGACGCACGGAGGGTCCAAGGGCTGCGCTCCCGTCGCCAAAGTGGAGAGCGCCGAGCAGGACATCACCGCCATAGTTAAGATATCTCTGTTGAACGATCAGTACAAGTACGATGATGTGGAGTATGAAGAAGAGGATGGAGATGTGGATGAGACTGTTGTGAGGAAATGTAAAGAGTGGCTGAAAGGGGTCGAAAACGCCGCTGCTTTGGGAAAAGTCGACAAACTTTCTGCACTCCCGCACCTTAAAGGTTGCTGA